The Rhodobium gokarnense genome includes a window with the following:
- a CDS encoding uracil-DNA glycosylase: MSEDETGIAGGEGIGRDELTALLEFYAASGVDAVLADDPVDRFAESRQKALPAGVAERPARPQAAAPQARPAPPRAEPPQTRQPAQPARSATVPGDQAVAEARSAAREASTLDDLQAALAAFDGCNLKMTAKNLVFADGNPEARLMLVGEAPGRDEDIQGLPFVGRSGKLLDRMLHAIGLDRSGAYIANVVPWRPPGNRTPSPSETEICAPFIERQIELVSPEVLVFLGGASAKQLTGAREGIMRLRGKWLSYKREGIEIRAMATLHPAYLLRQPQQKRLAWRDFLTIKAALDGKL; this comes from the coding sequence ATGAGCGAGGACGAGACGGGCATTGCTGGCGGAGAGGGGATCGGTCGCGACGAACTGACCGCGCTCCTGGAATTCTATGCCGCATCAGGCGTCGATGCGGTGCTCGCCGACGATCCCGTCGACCGCTTCGCCGAAAGCCGCCAGAAGGCGCTGCCGGCCGGGGTTGCAGAGCGCCCGGCGCGTCCGCAGGCGGCGGCACCCCAGGCCCGTCCGGCGCCGCCGCGTGCCGAGCCGCCTCAAACCCGACAACCGGCCCAGCCGGCGCGATCAGCCACCGTTCCCGGAGACCAGGCGGTGGCGGAGGCGCGCAGCGCCGCGCGCGAGGCATCCACCCTCGACGATCTCCAGGCCGCGCTTGCCGCCTTCGACGGCTGCAACCTCAAGATGACCGCCAAGAACCTGGTCTTTGCCGACGGCAATCCGGAAGCGCGGCTGATGCTGGTCGGCGAGGCGCCCGGGCGTGACGAGGACATCCAGGGGCTGCCCTTCGTCGGCCGTTCCGGCAAGCTGCTGGATCGCATGCTCCATGCCATCGGGCTCGACCGGTCCGGCGCCTATATCGCCAATGTGGTGCCCTGGCGGCCGCCCGGAAATCGCACGCCGAGCCCGTCGGAGACGGAGATCTGTGCGCCCTTCATCGAGCGCCAGATCGAGCTCGTCTCGCCGGAGGTGCTGGTGTTTCTCGGCGGCGCATCGGCGAAGCAGCTCACCGGCGCGCGCGAGGGCATCATGCGGCTGCGCGGCAAGTGGCTCAGCTACAAGCGCGAGGGCATCGAGATCCGCGCCATGGCGACGCTCCACCCGGCCTATCTGTTGCGCCAGCCGCAGCAGAAGCGGCTCGCCTGGCGCGATTTCCTGACGATCAAGGCAGCGCTCGACGGCAAGCTGTGA
- a CDS encoding long-chain-fatty-acid--CoA ligase → MTGVDEWLAAFRPRLMHTYLDDTVAAHPDRPAIDFMGRCWTWGQVGADVEKATAGFRSLGVKPGVRVGICLPNTPYYTICYYAVLRAGGTVVNFSPLMAEQELIRQAEDAEIRILVTIDLKDLFDKAAAAHAEDVIETIVVCPLADALPAMKRMMFGLFKGGERAHVPDDPAYVHYPDLMARGGDTSPVEADPEELIALIQYTGGTTGIPKGAMLSHRNLSANMEQVRVLVGAAALGAERMVCVLPFFHVFAMTAEQNLCVLIGAEMVLLPKFELRELVRTFGRTKPTLFIGVPTLFAALNNARNVGSDDLTSLKVCLSGGAPLPADVRERFESLATCVLVEGYGLTEASPVVCCTPITGPVKAGSIGPPLAGTRVEIRDMEDFDRVMPTGEKGEIVVKGPQVMQGYWKVPDETAEVLHGDWLRTGDIGHMDEDGYVYLVDRIKDIIITSGYNVYPRKIEEAIGQHPAVDEVTVIGVADAYRGQVPKAFVKLYDGEKLTELALMEFLSDRLSRLETPRTVEFRKELPKTLVGKLSKKELQAEEAKSAAAAEAGAAEG, encoded by the coding sequence ATGACGGGCGTGGACGAGTGGCTGGCAGCGTTCCGGCCGCGGCTCATGCACACCTATCTGGACGATACGGTCGCGGCCCATCCCGACCGGCCTGCGATCGACTTCATGGGACGGTGCTGGACTTGGGGGCAGGTCGGCGCGGACGTGGAAAAGGCGACGGCCGGGTTCCGCAGCCTCGGCGTCAAGCCGGGCGTCCGCGTCGGCATCTGCCTTCCCAACACCCCCTATTACACGATCTGCTACTACGCGGTGCTGCGCGCCGGCGGCACGGTGGTCAATTTCAGCCCGCTGATGGCCGAGCAGGAACTGATCCGCCAGGCTGAAGACGCCGAGATCAGGATCCTCGTCACCATCGACCTGAAGGACCTCTTCGACAAGGCGGCGGCCGCGCATGCGGAAGACGTGATCGAGACCATCGTCGTCTGTCCGCTGGCCGATGCGCTGCCGGCGATGAAGCGGATGATGTTCGGCCTCTTCAAGGGCGGCGAGCGGGCCCATGTGCCGGACGATCCGGCCTATGTCCATTATCCCGACCTGATGGCGCGCGGCGGCGACACGTCGCCCGTCGAGGCCGATCCGGAGGAGCTGATCGCGCTCATCCAGTATACCGGCGGCACGACCGGCATCCCGAAGGGGGCGATGCTGAGCCACCGCAATCTCTCCGCCAATATGGAGCAGGTGCGGGTCCTTGTTGGCGCGGCCGCGCTCGGCGCGGAGCGCATGGTCTGCGTGCTGCCGTTCTTCCACGTCTTTGCCATGACGGCGGAGCAGAATCTGTGCGTCCTGATCGGTGCGGAGATGGTGCTCCTGCCGAAGTTCGAGCTGCGCGAACTCGTCCGCACGTTCGGCCGGACCAAGCCGACGCTCTTCATCGGCGTGCCGACGCTCTTTGCCGCCCTCAACAATGCGCGCAATGTGGGCTCGGACGACCTGACGTCGCTCAAGGTCTGCCTTTCCGGCGGGGCGCCGCTGCCGGCCGACGTGCGCGAGCGCTTCGAGTCCCTTGCGACCTGCGTCCTCGTCGAAGGCTACGGCCTCACCGAGGCCTCGCCGGTCGTCTGCTGCACGCCGATCACCGGGCCGGTCAAGGCCGGCTCCATCGGGCCGCCGCTTGCCGGGACACGGGTCGAGATCCGCGACATGGAAGATTTCGACAGGGTGATGCCGACGGGCGAGAAGGGCGAGATCGTCGTCAAGGGCCCGCAGGTCATGCAGGGCTACTGGAAGGTGCCGGACGAGACCGCGGAGGTGCTGCACGGCGACTGGCTGAGGACGGGGGATATCGGCCATATGGACGAGGACGGCTACGTCTATCTCGTCGACCGCATCAAGGACATCATCATCACCTCCGGCTACAACGTCTATCCGCGCAAGATCGAGGAGGCGATCGGCCAGCACCCCGCCGTCGACGAGGTCACCGTCATCGGCGTTGCGGACGCCTATCGCGGCCAGGTGCCGAAGGCGTTCGTCAAGCTCTATGACGGGGAAAAGCTGACCGAACTCGCCCTCATGGAATTCCTCTCTGACCGGCTGTCGCGGCTGGAAACGCCGCGTACGGTGGAGTTCCGCAAGGAACTGCCGAAGACGCTGGTCGGCAAGCTCTCCAAGAAGGAACTGCAGGCGGAAGAGGCAAAGAGCGCGGCAGCGGCCGAGGCGGGTGCCGCAGAGGGGTGA
- the pgi gene encoding glucose-6-phosphate isomerase, which produces MTRTVPAILRDLKARWADLKDLPVRFLFEDDSARFADFSFGQGDLLADLSKTAMTREVLSDLLALAEATGVEQKRDAMFAGEKINTTEDRAVLHVALRNRSNRPIKVDGADVMPDVNGVLERVCDFADKIRAGRIRGATGLPFTDVVNIGIGGSDLGPAMAARALSPYREGGPRVHFVSNVDGAHITDTLADLTPETTLFLIASKTFTTLETMTNAASARDWIASKLTDRAVRSHFAAISTNISKATEFGIAEDRIFGFWDWVGGRYSVWSAIGLPVAIAVGAESFKAFLAGAHEMDEHFRTEPLGSNLPVLMALSGIWHRDICGFATHGVVPYDQRLELFAAHLQQLDMESNGKRVTLSGEPATMETGPVVWGAPGTNAQHAFFQLLHQGTEIVPIDFLVAAEPHEDLGDHHDKLIANCFAQSAALMVGRDAEEVRAQLAEKGMEPDAVEALAPHKVFPGSRPTVTLLYKTLDPRTLGRLLALYEHRVFVQGAVWGINSFDQWGVELGKELAASLLGVVRDGASPEEHDPSTAGLVAHLRSLRGR; this is translated from the coding sequence ATGACCAGAACCGTCCCAGCCATTCTCCGCGACCTGAAGGCCCGTTGGGCCGACCTCAAGGACCTGCCGGTCCGGTTTCTCTTCGAGGACGATTCGGCCCGGTTCGCCGATTTCTCGTTCGGCCAAGGCGATCTCCTCGCCGATCTCTCCAAGACCGCGATGACCCGCGAGGTGCTGTCCGACCTCCTGGCGCTTGCCGAAGCGACGGGCGTTGAACAGAAGCGCGACGCGATGTTCGCCGGGGAAAAGATCAACACCACCGAGGACCGGGCGGTGCTGCACGTCGCTCTTCGCAACCGCTCCAACCGGCCGATCAAGGTCGACGGCGCCGACGTCATGCCGGACGTCAACGGGGTGCTGGAGCGGGTCTGCGACTTCGCCGACAAAATCCGGGCCGGCCGGATCCGGGGTGCTACCGGGCTGCCCTTCACCGACGTCGTCAATATCGGCATCGGCGGCTCGGACCTGGGACCCGCAATGGCGGCGCGCGCGCTGTCGCCCTATCGCGAGGGCGGGCCGCGCGTGCATTTCGTCTCCAATGTGGACGGCGCGCACATCACCGATACGCTGGCGGACCTCACCCCCGAGACGACGCTGTTCCTCATCGCCTCCAAGACCTTCACCACCCTTGAGACGATGACCAATGCGGCGAGCGCCCGCGACTGGATTGCCTCAAAGCTCACCGACCGGGCCGTGCGCTCCCATTTCGCGGCGATCTCCACGAACATTTCCAAGGCGACGGAGTTCGGCATTGCCGAGGACCGCATCTTCGGCTTCTGGGACTGGGTCGGCGGGCGCTATTCCGTCTGGTCGGCGATCGGCCTGCCGGTGGCGATTGCCGTCGGAGCGGAGAGCTTCAAGGCGTTCCTTGCCGGCGCCCACGAGATGGACGAGCATTTCCGCACCGAGCCGCTCGGCAGCAACCTGCCCGTGCTGATGGCGCTTTCAGGCATCTGGCACCGGGATATCTGCGGCTTTGCCACCCATGGCGTCGTTCCCTACGACCAGCGGCTGGAACTCTTCGCCGCGCATCTGCAGCAGCTCGACATGGAATCGAACGGCAAGCGCGTGACGCTGTCGGGCGAGCCGGCGACCATGGAGACCGGCCCTGTGGTCTGGGGCGCGCCCGGCACCAACGCCCAGCACGCCTTCTTCCAGCTTCTCCACCAGGGAACCGAGATCGTTCCGATCGACTTCCTCGTCGCGGCCGAGCCGCACGAGGACCTCGGCGACCACCACGACAAGCTGATCGCCAACTGCTTTGCCCAGAGCGCGGCGCTGATGGTTGGGCGCGATGCCGAGGAGGTGCGCGCGCAGCTTGCCGAAAAGGGCATGGAGCCCGATGCGGTCGAAGCACTCGCCCCGCACAAGGTGTTCCCCGGTTCGCGGCCGACGGTGACGCTGCTCTACAAGACCCTCGATCCGCGCACCCTCGGCCGGCTGCTGGCCCTCTACGAGCACCGGGTGTTCGTGCAAGGGGCGGTCTGGGGCATCAACTCCTTCGACCAGTGGGGCGTCGAACTCGGCAAGGAACTGGCGGCAAGCCTTCTCGGCGTCGTCCGCGACGGGGCCTCGCCCGAGGAGCACGACCCCTCGACGGCCGGCCTCGTTGCCCATTTGCGGTCGCTGCGCGGCAGGTAG
- a CDS encoding xanthine dehydrogenase family protein molybdopterin-binding subunit, with product MNHVANQKFGIGAPVRRKEDKAFITGGGRYVADVTPEGTLHAVVLRSPMAHATFTLGDLGAARSAPGVHLVLTGADVADLGPMPCAAMPTQPDGSKPEVPDFPVLCRDRVRFVGDAIAFVVADSVNEAKSAAELIEIDFEPLDAIADTGRALGDGVPLVWEDRGTNHAYETIVGDADKVEAAFAGADRVVSIALINNRVVTNYMEPRGAVAEIDTETGKLKLTVASQGVHSMHRLISEKILKIDPDTLRVVTHDVGGGFGTKMFVYREYPLALHAARLLGRPVKWVADRTDHFLGDSHGRDNVTSAEVALDKDGRFLGLKVDIIANMGAYFAQFGPYIPWLGATMMTGVYDIPAARTHIRGVFTHTVPLDAYRGAGRPESAFLLERLVDKCARETGIPQDEIRRRNFIQPDAFPYATPGGRTYDVGEFAGHLDKALEVSDWTGFEARLADSRARGLYRGIGLATYIEACAFAGSEGAEVRLEEDGSLSILIGTMSNGQGHATAYGQIAAGYFGVDLDRVNLVQGDTAKLKSGGGTGGSRSIPLGLPSVDIASRTLVEQLKEIAADRLEASVEDLELADGEVRVVGTDKAVSLVDLAQTVGDREQLSAKGKFKQDEATYPNGSHVCEVEIDPETGVTRIVRYTIVDDFGVTVNPILLAGQVHGGVVQAAGQALMEHAVYDEDGQLMTASFLDYTMPRADDMPDIGFQTRNVPSTTNMLGIKGAGEAGTIGATPAVMNAVVDALHRSCGIVHIDMPATPLRVWEAIRRASASAD from the coding sequence ATGAACCACGTGGCAAACCAGAAATTCGGCATCGGCGCACCGGTCCGGCGCAAGGAAGACAAGGCCTTCATCACCGGCGGCGGACGCTATGTCGCCGACGTGACGCCGGAGGGCACGCTCCACGCCGTGGTGCTGCGCTCGCCGATGGCCCATGCGACCTTCACCCTCGGCGACCTGGGCGCCGCGCGCTCTGCGCCGGGTGTCCATCTGGTGCTGACGGGTGCGGACGTCGCAGATCTGGGGCCGATGCCCTGTGCGGCGATGCCGACCCAGCCGGACGGCTCCAAGCCGGAGGTGCCGGACTTTCCGGTGCTCTGCCGCGACCGGGTGCGGTTCGTCGGCGACGCCATCGCCTTCGTCGTCGCCGACAGCGTCAATGAGGCAAAGTCCGCGGCCGAACTGATCGAGATCGATTTCGAGCCGCTCGATGCCATCGCCGATACGGGCAGGGCGCTCGGTGACGGCGTGCCGCTCGTCTGGGAGGATCGCGGCACCAACCACGCTTATGAAACCATCGTCGGCGATGCCGACAAGGTCGAGGCCGCCTTTGCCGGGGCCGACCGGGTCGTTTCCATCGCGCTCATCAACAACCGCGTCGTCACCAACTACATGGAGCCGCGCGGCGCCGTTGCCGAAATCGATACGGAGACCGGCAAGCTGAAACTGACGGTCGCCTCCCAGGGTGTGCATTCCATGCACCGGCTGATTTCGGAAAAGATCCTGAAGATCGATCCGGACACGCTGCGCGTCGTCACCCACGATGTCGGCGGCGGCTTCGGCACCAAGATGTTCGTCTACCGGGAATATCCGCTGGCGCTCCATGCCGCGCGGCTGCTCGGCCGGCCGGTGAAATGGGTCGCCGACCGCACCGACCATTTCCTCGGCGACTCGCACGGCCGCGACAACGTCACGAGTGCCGAAGTCGCGCTCGACAAGGACGGCCGGTTCCTCGGGCTCAAGGTCGACATCATCGCCAATATGGGCGCCTATTTCGCCCAGTTCGGGCCCTACATCCCCTGGCTCGGCGCGACCATGATGACCGGCGTCTACGACATCCCGGCGGCGCGCACCCACATCCGCGGCGTCTTCACCCACACCGTGCCACTCGATGCCTATCGCGGCGCGGGGCGGCCGGAATCGGCGTTCCTGCTGGAGCGCCTCGTCGACAAATGCGCCCGCGAGACCGGCATTCCCCAGGACGAGATCCGGCGGCGCAACTTCATTCAACCCGACGCCTTTCCCTACGCGACGCCGGGCGGGCGCACCTATGACGTCGGCGAGTTCGCCGGTCATCTGGACAAGGCGCTCGAGGTTTCCGACTGGACCGGGTTCGAGGCGCGTCTCGCCGACAGCCGCGCGCGCGGGCTCTACCGCGGCATCGGCCTTGCCACCTATATCGAGGCCTGCGCCTTTGCCGGCTCGGAGGGCGCGGAAGTGCGGCTGGAAGAGGACGGCTCGCTCAGCATCCTCATCGGCACGATGTCGAACGGCCAGGGCCACGCCACCGCCTACGGCCAGATCGCGGCCGGCTATTTCGGCGTCGACCTCGACCGGGTCAACCTCGTCCAGGGCGACACCGCAAAGCTGAAGTCCGGCGGCGGCACCGGCGGCTCGCGCTCGATCCCGCTCGGGCTGCCCTCCGTCGACATCGCCAGCCGCACGCTGGTGGAACAGCTCAAGGAGATCGCCGCCGACCGGCTGGAGGCCTCCGTGGAGGATCTGGAACTTGCCGACGGCGAGGTCCGGGTCGTCGGCACCGACAAGGCGGTGAGCCTCGTGGATCTGGCACAGACCGTCGGCGACAGGGAACAGCTGTCGGCAAAGGGCAAGTTCAAGCAGGACGAGGCGACCTATCCGAACGGCAGCCATGTCTGCGAGGTCGAGATCGACCCGGAGACCGGCGTCACGCGGATCGTGCGCTACACCATCGTCGACGACTTCGGCGTCACGGTGAACCCGATCCTGCTCGCCGGCCAGGTCCATGGCGGCGTCGTCCAGGCGGCCGGCCAGGCGCTGATGGAGCACGCGGTCTATGACGAGGACGGCCAGCTCATGACGGCGAGCTTCCTCGACTACACCATGCCGCGGGCCGACGACATGCCGGATATCGGGTTCCAGACCCGCAACGTGCCCTCGACCACCAACATGCTCGGCATCAAGGGGGCGGGCGAGGCCGGCACGATCGGCGCAACGCCGGCCGTCATGAACGCCGTCGTCGACGCGCTCCACCGGTCATGCGGCATCGTCCATATCGACATGCCGGCAACACCGCTCCGGGTCTGGGAGGCAATCCGCCGGGCGTCGGCTTCTGCCGATTGA
- a CDS encoding TetR family transcriptional regulator produces the protein MQGDQAREYILDAAAHLVQESGAEALTLPAIAAAADLDLEAVEAVYPTMDDLFSALLQRMFDTFVCQVEATMGRDEAPGAWARAYVAASFPPDDDNKFSDIAAALLSSTLYKPELIQPLRERQPDLQSAMFSDGIDPLNAAIVRLAVDGLWVNRMFRIDAVPKDMERQVLDRLTAMAAAPSSR, from the coding sequence ATGCAGGGCGACCAGGCACGCGAATACATCCTCGATGCCGCGGCGCATCTCGTTCAGGAGAGCGGGGCCGAGGCCCTGACGCTGCCGGCGATCGCGGCGGCCGCCGACCTCGACCTTGAGGCTGTCGAGGCCGTGTATCCGACCATGGACGACCTCTTTTCGGCGCTCCTCCAGCGCATGTTCGACACCTTCGTTTGCCAGGTCGAGGCGACCATGGGCCGGGACGAGGCGCCGGGCGCCTGGGCGCGGGCCTATGTGGCGGCCTCGTTCCCGCCGGACGACGACAACAAGTTCTCCGACATTGCCGCCGCGCTCCTCAGCAGCACCCTCTACAAGCCGGAGCTGATCCAGCCCTTGCGGGAGCGCCAGCCGGACCTGCAGTCGGCGATGTTTTCCGACGGCATCGATCCGCTCAATGCCGCGATCGTGCGGCTTGCGGTCGACGGCCTGTGGGTGAACCGCATGTTCCGGATCGATGCCGTTCCCAAGGATATGGAACGGCAGGTGCTCGACCGGCTGACGGCGATGGCGGCGGCCCCGTCAAGCCGCTGA
- a CDS encoding DMT family transporter, with protein sequence MRPVLGVILKIASGLVLTGMVMLVKIVGERIPIGEVVFARTFFSLFPILAMIAIRGELGSALRLHRPKLHVARAAVGLIAMASWFGALTMMPLPDATAISYSAPLYSVAFAALFLGETVRAYRWGAVFVGFVGMLVIMSPHLGLGSVAETPEARTGALLCLVAAVGMAGAMTLVRKMTETEKTASIVLFFALVGSALSLATLPFGWVWPSPYDAFLLVMTGLVGGFGQFLLTQSYRYADASTIAPFDYIQLIWAMMVGWAVFGEVPTLAFYIGGAIVAASGLFVIYREHRLGLDRDRTRQRRAGTPAKY encoded by the coding sequence ATGCGCCCCGTGCTCGGCGTCATTCTGAAAATCGCCTCCGGTCTGGTGCTGACCGGGATGGTCATGCTGGTCAAGATCGTCGGCGAGCGCATTCCGATCGGCGAGGTGGTGTTCGCGCGCACCTTCTTTTCGCTCTTTCCCATCCTCGCCATGATCGCGATCCGCGGCGAGCTCGGCAGTGCGCTCAGGCTCCACAGGCCCAAGCTGCATGTCGCCCGTGCGGCCGTCGGGCTCATCGCCATGGCCTCCTGGTTCGGGGCGCTGACCATGATGCCGCTGCCGGATGCGACCGCGATCAGCTATTCCGCGCCGCTCTATTCCGTCGCCTTTGCCGCGCTGTTCCTCGGCGAGACGGTGCGCGCCTATCGCTGGGGCGCCGTCTTCGTCGGTTTTGTCGGCATGCTCGTCATCATGTCGCCGCATCTGGGTCTGGGGTCGGTGGCCGAGACGCCCGAGGCGCGCACCGGCGCGCTGCTCTGCCTCGTTGCCGCCGTCGGCATGGCGGGCGCCATGACACTGGTGCGCAAGATGACGGAAACGGAAAAGACGGCCTCGATCGTGCTGTTCTTTGCGCTCGTCGGGTCGGCGCTGTCGCTGGCGACGCTCCCCTTCGGCTGGGTCTGGCCGTCGCCCTACGACGCCTTTCTGCTGGTCATGACGGGGCTCGTCGGCGGGTTCGGCCAGTTCCTTTTGACCCAGAGCTACCGCTATGCGGACGCCTCGACCATCGCGCCGTTCGACTACATCCAGCTCATCTGGGCAATGATGGTCGGCTGGGCCGTGTTCGGCGAGGTGCCGACCCTTGCCTTCTATATCGGCGGGGCGATCGTCGCCGCCTCGGGCCTCTTCGTCATCTACCGCGAGCACCGGCTCGGCCTCGACCGCGACCGCACCCGCCAGCGCCGCGCCGGAACGCCGGCGAAGTATTGA
- a CDS encoding Lrp/AsnC ligand binding domain-containing protein gives MKPFFVLIKSQLGKAYDVATEIADAEIASEIYSIAGDHDLLVKFYVEDDTDIGHFVNQKVHVIPGIQDTKTIVTFKAF, from the coding sequence ATGAAACCGTTTTTCGTCCTCATCAAGTCGCAGCTCGGCAAGGCCTACGACGTCGCCACCGAGATCGCCGATGCCGAGATCGCCTCGGAGATCTATTCGATCGCCGGCGACCACGACCTCCTGGTCAAGTTCTATGTCGAGGACGACACCGATATCGGCCACTTCGTGAACCAGAAGGTGCACGTCATCCCCGGCATCCAGGACACCAAGACCATCGTCACCTTCAAGGCGTTTTAG
- a CDS encoding hydroxyethylthiazole kinase: MTHGHAVTAGAIAAALDEVREARPRVHCITNTVAQTFSANTLLALGAVPSMTLAADEIGDFVARADGLLVNLGTFDALRAEAVDAAMPAAKERALSWCLDPAHAESSPRRIALARRLIDLGPAVLRCNADEFRTLFEAEPGPDTVARAALRHGIVVALTGARDILSDGDRTVFLDNGHPLQARVTAAGCAASAVVAAFLAVIGDPLIATAAGLSAVGVAAEIAGETAAGPASLQVGFLDTLYGLDAATLQARLTLCPADVPAGL, encoded by the coding sequence ATGACGCACGGCCATGCCGTCACCGCAGGCGCGATCGCCGCGGCTCTTGACGAAGTGCGAGAAGCGCGACCGCGCGTCCACTGCATCACCAATACGGTCGCCCAGACTTTTTCGGCCAACACGCTGCTGGCGCTCGGCGCCGTTCCCAGCATGACGCTTGCCGCCGACGAGATCGGCGATTTCGTCGCCAGGGCCGACGGGCTTCTCGTCAATCTCGGCACCTTCGATGCCCTTCGCGCCGAGGCCGTCGACGCGGCGATGCCGGCGGCGAAGGAGCGGGCGCTTTCCTGGTGCCTCGATCCGGCGCATGCGGAATCCTCACCGCGGCGCATCGCGCTTGCCCGGCGGCTGATCGATCTCGGACCGGCCGTCCTTCGCTGCAATGCCGACGAATTCCGCACCCTGTTCGAGGCCGAACCGGGGCCCGACACCGTTGCCCGGGCGGCACTGCGCCATGGCATCGTCGTCGCGCTGACCGGCGCGCGCGACATCCTTTCCGACGGGGATCGGACCGTCTTCCTTGACAACGGCCATCCCCTGCAGGCGCGGGTGACGGCGGCCGGCTGCGCCGCGAGCGCAGTCGTTGCCGCCTTCCTTGCCGTCATCGGCGATCCGCTCATTGCGACGGCCGCGGGCCTTTCCGCCGTCGGCGTTGCGGCGGAAATCGCCGGCGAGACGGCGGCCGGGCCGGCCAGCCTGCAGGTCGGCTTCCTCGATACGCTCTACGGCCTCGATGCGGCAACGCTTCAGGCCCGCCTCACGCTTTGCCCGGCCGACGTCCCGGCCGGGCTCTAA
- the thiD gene encoding bifunctional hydroxymethylpyrimidine kinase/phosphomethylpyrimidine kinase, with translation MTAIAVTIAGTDSGGGAGVQADLKTFSALGVYGASVVAALTAQNTHGVTGIHDVPPEFVTAQMDAVFSDLAVNAVKIGMLSRPAVIEVVAAGLAAHAQEIVVLDPVMVAASGDPLLVPEAVETLISVLVPKALLITPNLFEAARMLAEPVASDADAMTRQAEALLKLGPRAVLLKGGHGSGTESSDLLVTADGESHWFTAPRHETQNTHGTGCTLSSAIAAGLAKGRNLTEAVGEAKDYVTAAIRAADGLRIGSGHGPVHHFHALWKD, from the coding sequence ATGACGGCGATCGCCGTGACTATTGCGGGAACCGACTCCGGCGGCGGCGCCGGGGTTCAGGCAGACCTCAAGACCTTTTCCGCCCTCGGCGTCTACGGCGCCAGCGTCGTTGCCGCGCTGACCGCCCAGAACACCCATGGCGTCACCGGCATCCACGACGTGCCGCCGGAATTCGTCACCGCGCAGATGGATGCGGTGTTTTCCGACCTTGCCGTCAACGCCGTGAAGATCGGCATGCTGTCGCGGCCGGCCGTGATCGAGGTGGTGGCGGCGGGCCTTGCCGCGCACGCCCAGGAGATCGTGGTGCTCGACCCGGTCATGGTCGCGGCCTCCGGCGACCCGCTCCTGGTGCCGGAGGCGGTCGAGACGCTGATCTCGGTGTTGGTGCCGAAGGCGCTCCTGATCACGCCGAACCTTTTCGAGGCGGCGCGGATGCTGGCCGAGCCGGTGGCGTCGGACGCCGATGCCATGACCCGCCAGGCCGAGGCGCTGTTGAAGCTCGGCCCGCGGGCCGTGCTCCTGAAGGGCGGCCACGGCAGCGGGACGGAAAGCTCCGATCTTCTCGTCACGGCCGATGGCGAGAGCCACTGGTTCACCGCGCCGCGGCACGAGACGCAGAACACCCACGGCACCGGCTGCACGCTGTCCTCGGCGATCGCGGCCGGGCTGGCCAAGGGCCGGAACCTCACCGAGGCCGTGGGTGAGGCCAAGGACTACGTCACGGCGGCGATCCGCGCCGCCGACGGGCTCCGGATCGGCTCCGGCCACGGACCCGTCCACCATTTCCACGCACTCTGGAAGGATTGA